Proteins encoded within one genomic window of Gallus gallus isolate bGalGal1 chromosome 1, bGalGal1.mat.broiler.GRCg7b, whole genome shotgun sequence:
- the ARL6 gene encoding ADP-ribosylation factor-like protein 6 isoform X4 has product MGLFDKLAGWLGLKKKEVHVLCLGLDNSGKTTIINKLKPSNAQTQDIVPTIGFSIEKFKTSSLSFTVFDMSGQGRYRNLWEHYYKEGQAIIFVIDSSDKLRMVVAKEELDTLLNHPAIYTYSFIQGRGRGEWKIPKLPRKFVGILEACIRGHVTQQ; this is encoded by the exons ATGGGACTGTTTGACAAGCTAGCAGGGTGGCTTGGGCTGAAGAAAAAGGAGGTTCATGTTTTGTGCCTTGGTTTGGACAACAGCGGCAAAACAACGATCATCAATAAACTTAAGCCTTCAAAT GCTCAAACTCAGGACATTGTTCCAACGATAGGATTCAGTATAGAGAAATTCAAGACATCCAG TTTGTCTTTCACAGTATTTGATATGTCAGGCCAAGGCAGATACAGAAACCTCTGGGAACATTACTACAA AGAAGGCCAAGCCATTATTTTTGTCATTGATAGCAGTGACAAATTAAGAATGGTTGTGGCCAAAGAAGAACTTGACACTCTTCTGAATCATCCAG CAATTTATACGTACAGCTTTATACAAGGTAGGGGAAGGGGTGAGTGGAAGATCCCAAAGCTTCCCAGAAAGTTTGTGGGCATTCTTGAAGCGTGCATCAGAGGCCACGTGACCCAACAGTGA
- the ARL6 gene encoding ADP-ribosylation factor-like protein 6 isoform X3: MGLFDKLAGWLGLKKKEVHVLCLGLDNSGKTTIINKLKPSNAQTQDIVPTIGFSIEKFKTSSLSFTVFDMSGQGRYRNLWEHYYKEGQAIIFVIDSSDKLRMVVAKEELDTLLNHPDVREYQNGNDSVGFIQGRGRGEWKIPKLPRKFVGILEACIRGHVTQQ; the protein is encoded by the exons ATGGGACTGTTTGACAAGCTAGCAGGGTGGCTTGGGCTGAAGAAAAAGGAGGTTCATGTTTTGTGCCTTGGTTTGGACAACAGCGGCAAAACAACGATCATCAATAAACTTAAGCCTTCAAAT GCTCAAACTCAGGACATTGTTCCAACGATAGGATTCAGTATAGAGAAATTCAAGACATCCAG TTTGTCTTTCACAGTATTTGATATGTCAGGCCAAGGCAGATACAGAAACCTCTGGGAACATTACTACAA AGAAGGCCAAGCCATTATTTTTGTCATTGATAGCAGTGACAAATTAAGAATGGTTGTGGCCAAAGAAGAACTTGACACTCTTCTGAATCATCCAG atGTACGTGAATACCAGAATGGGAATGATAGTGTTGG CTTTATACAAGGTAGGGGAAGGGGTGAGTGGAAGATCCCAAAGCTTCCCAGAAAGTTTGTGGGCATTCTTGAAGCGTGCATCAGAGGCCACGTGACCCAACAGTGA
- the ARL6 gene encoding ADP-ribosylation factor-like protein 6 isoform X1: MGLFDKLAGWLGLKKKEVHVLCLGLDNSGKTTIINKLKPSNAQTQDIVPTIGFSIEKFKTSSLSFTVFDMSGQGRYRNLWEHYYKEGQAIIFVIDSSDKLRMVVAKEELDTLLNHPDIKHRRLPILFFANKMDLRDAISSVKVSQLLSLENIKDKPWHICASDALKGEGLQEGVDWLQDQITQSDASNEDMRDK; this comes from the exons ATGGGACTGTTTGACAAGCTAGCAGGGTGGCTTGGGCTGAAGAAAAAGGAGGTTCATGTTTTGTGCCTTGGTTTGGACAACAGCGGCAAAACAACGATCATCAATAAACTTAAGCCTTCAAAT GCTCAAACTCAGGACATTGTTCCAACGATAGGATTCAGTATAGAGAAATTCAAGACATCCAG TTTGTCTTTCACAGTATTTGATATGTCAGGCCAAGGCAGATACAGAAACCTCTGGGAACATTACTACAA AGAAGGCCAAGCCATTATTTTTGTCATTGATAGCAGTGACAAATTAAGAATGGTTGTGGCCAAAGAAGAACTTGACACTCTTCTGAATCATCCAG ATATTAAGCACCGTCGACTGcctattcttttctttgctaACAAGATGGACCTCAGGGATGCAATATCATCTGTGAAAGTATCTCAGTTATTATCATTAGAAAACATCAAAGACAAGCCTTGGCATATCTg tgccAGTGATGCTCTTAAAGGGGAAGGCTTACAGGAAGGTGTGGACTGGCTCCAAG ATCAAATCACACA ATCAGATGCAAGCAATGAAGACATGAGAGATAAATAA
- the ARL6 gene encoding ADP-ribosylation factor-like protein 6 isoform X2: protein MGLFDKLAGWLGLKKKEVHVLCLGLDNSGKTTIINKLKPSNAQTQDIVPTIGFSIEKFKTSSLSFTVFDMSGQGRYRNLWEHYYKEGQAIIFVIDSSDKLRMVVAKEELDTLLNHPDIKHRRLPILFFANKMDLRDAISSVKVSQLLSLENIKDKPWHICASDALKGEGLQEGVDWLQDQMQAMKT, encoded by the exons ATGGGACTGTTTGACAAGCTAGCAGGGTGGCTTGGGCTGAAGAAAAAGGAGGTTCATGTTTTGTGCCTTGGTTTGGACAACAGCGGCAAAACAACGATCATCAATAAACTTAAGCCTTCAAAT GCTCAAACTCAGGACATTGTTCCAACGATAGGATTCAGTATAGAGAAATTCAAGACATCCAG TTTGTCTTTCACAGTATTTGATATGTCAGGCCAAGGCAGATACAGAAACCTCTGGGAACATTACTACAA AGAAGGCCAAGCCATTATTTTTGTCATTGATAGCAGTGACAAATTAAGAATGGTTGTGGCCAAAGAAGAACTTGACACTCTTCTGAATCATCCAG ATATTAAGCACCGTCGACTGcctattcttttctttgctaACAAGATGGACCTCAGGGATGCAATATCATCTGTGAAAGTATCTCAGTTATTATCATTAGAAAACATCAAAGACAAGCCTTGGCATATCTg tgccAGTGATGCTCTTAAAGGGGAAGGCTTACAGGAAGGTGTGGACTGGCTCCAAG ATCAGATGCAAGCAATGAAGACATGA